The genomic interval AGACAAGagcgaagaagttggctcaaattgtttCCAAGCTAAAGGCCAACTACTTACCTACCAGTCCTACTGCCtacgctgatcaagctgtaatcacTCAGCTCGACACTGATCTCATAGGACTGATATCCCAAATCAAGttctgggaaatggatcaagaactgGTTCTCTATCAAGAaaattctgatgatgatgacgaGGAAATATTGGAGGAAGCACCCTCTGAAAGaacagaaccatcatcagccttagctcttgttccaactgaagagccagctcATGATAAGTCTCTTTCACCTACTGTTGAACAACAAATGTATACTGATGCTGAGCTTTCCCTCGCACACATCGATGAAGTTATTCAGGCCGTTGTGGAAGAATCACAGATCAGTGCCCCCATTTCTGACAAAGTTGATccatctgctgatcaaatccatCCAGAAGCACTTATTTCTACCGAAGAACATGTTCAGTCAGATCCATCTACTGATCAAGTTATCTCAACTGATGTGCCAGTTGATTCTTCAATTCCTTCAACTGATGTGCCAGTCAATTCCATTGATcaccctttagaggcaccagtttcTGCTGTGTCACCATCTGCTGAACCAAATCCTCCTTCACCACCTCTGGATCAAGGAGAAATTACTACTGCTGATACTTCAGTTCGAGACGCTGCTGAActaatctcaactgatcaagccttgataATTTCTGAACACACTACAAGTGAACCCAGCACTTCTCgacaatctcatcctccatcttccgcagattttgatcttatttttgaagagGTTCAAAATATGCAAGACAATATGAGTCAAATGATTTCTGCCATCTCGAAGATTCAAAATACTCAattatcgcatactctgaagttggacGATAATCAGAAATCGTTAAAAAGTCTGAAGGATATTAAATCTGATGTTTCCGCCCTTTCTTTCGCCGTCAACgacattcagaaaaatagaggaatTATTTCAAGTTTGACTGCCACTCAAAACTCTATTAACCTACGGGTCGACAGCATGGAGTCAATTATGTCAAGAAAAGTCGAACTGCTACAACTCTCTATGACTACTGCTATCGATAACATCTTAACCTCTGTTAAGCTCCTTTCTACTGATGTTGGGAAGATATCTCTCAAGATGGaacagtttgacaaaaagggggaagaaataAAGGAGATCTTAGAGCAGCAGAAGAAACACTAATAGGCGCAATATctattgtatttattttgaagaaataagaattcagttgattcagttaaccaccatattattttatctactttgCATTCAGTCAAGTATCTTTCTctatagttttgtcaaacaccataaagggggaaattgttggaaacgaaattccggcgtttgacaaaagattgacCAACTGATTCTAGCAACTGAATTGGACCAACTGATCGACGTAAATGCacacgtcatcagtcaactgatcgcttCAACTAAAGTATATTTCTtcgtcaactgatctttactagctgatctctcagctgtacacgtcatcagttgacagcgacaaccgacatatagtactagccatctgcaactggtagtggctcgccgcatttcagaaatgaacagtgtactattgtcaggatatatcgacgtggcaatcaacggttagaatattcaaatatctttaatgttatcgttgaaagggaagcctataaatagtcgaagacagcAGCTGAAGCAACATCGCATTCTTagttatcttacttgctgttacgctgcaaaaatatccgctcacactcagaaatcaagctcacgcttatcagttttatcagtagtattctagactacgtTCTTGAGCTTTCATAGCACATTGTAATAGATTGATAGAATTTCTaaattgtgctaagatcagttacgatctgtaaaagtgttgtatgctaagagtttcagtattggcaaagtgataagtccaaactgaagtgggtcagtacactgatttgtatttgatcaaagtcttttagtgaaaatcctatctgcgtgatagaaggggtgacgtaggagttgttcaagtctccgaacatccagaaacaaattgtgttgttattaccttcagttattattttcagttagatactctatccttcagtcagttagtttttccgcaactgtttattcagtttaactgattgttgttgaccgaaagaatatttttagattcagtttgtaatacaactgaaatcagtttgtcgaagaattattttaattgagcagtgtttattcaacccccccttctaaacactcttcacccgattcaccgatcctttcaCATACTATATTAATTCAGATTTAAAGGATCAACCTTGTTACCTCAACCAAGTCAAGCTGTTATAAAGCTGACTGTTGGGTCATTGTCACTTATTGAATTTTCTGGTGAACCAAGAGTTCTTAAACAACCAGGGCTATAAAGGGATTACAAAAGGTTTCAATGTAGGCCATGTGAAATCCTAATTGAAGCGAATTATTACAAGAAGTTgtaaaaccaaagtcttttaatggAAATTTTCCTAAATGGAAGAGCGGTGACGTAGTACTTTTATCTCTGAACATACATAAAAACCTCGCGTCATTTACTTACACACTTCATGTTTCTCTCATTTCAAGTTTTTGACTGTTTCTTGTTAAAATGCCGACTATCTCTAGCCAAATCGAACAATTTCTGCATttgctttattttaaaatggttcAATAAAACTAGTCGTTCAAGAATAAATCTTTAACATCTTACGAATTGTAAAGAACATTttaaagttcaaagaatttttaaagatttattcACTCGCTCTAAACTCTAATTCGATCCTAACAAAATTATTTGTGAGCTTATACCTTAAAGATAACTCAGGTTGATAAATAGAAGAAGATATAATCAAGTTTTCCCTAATTGAAACTAAACACCTTTATTCAAAGGGTAGAAGGATTAGTACATAAAAGAAAGATTATAATCAAATGAGGGGGAGTGTtacatatatgtgtgtgtgtgtgttctgaaaataaaagaaagattaTCAAAGAAAGACCCTTTCGAGAGAGTGTAGTAACCCGACACATATACCCACGTTGGTCTTTGGACAACTATATGGCTAGAAATTGATATACATCGATTTGTGAAATGGAGTAATTCTTTATGCTATTTCAACATCATTTTCAAATCCGATTCCAACAAAAGCCCCCTAAGTGGTTCAACTTGTTCTAAGTAAATTCACAAGACATGCCTCAAAACAAGCCAACTGCATAACCaagaattttcaaaatttgtttgaCAAACTTTAGACCAATGAAACTTTCACCCTCTGGAGAACGTTAAATAGATGATAGTTTGAATTCTTCTACCAATTGAGAtatacactacaaaaaaacgcTGCGGTTAGCGACGGTCagaaccgtcgctaaaaccgtcgcaaattgctTAAACGACGGTTCTAGCGTCGGTTCGGTTAATCGTAACCAAGGTCCTCGTCGCCTCGCCAAACGACGGTAAATCACTAACCGTGACCATTATGGCGACGGTTTGATTTATGAACACCTGGCGACGGTtcatttaaaaccgtcgctatgtatAGCGACGTTGTTTTTCCAACCGCCGCTATTtcaagcgacggtttatttcgCACGgtcgctatattaagcgacTGATATTGATAAACCGTTGCTCcccatagcgacggtttgtgatACACCCGTCGCTAAAAATAGCGACGATGTCCGTTTCAGCCGTCGCTTATTATAGCGACGCTgctttaaaaaccgtcgctaaatataacGACGGTCAAAACCATACCGTCGCTATATTCAGCGACGGGTACCATTTTTCCGTCGCTATTGacctaatatttttttaaaaaaaatataattcgtATATTGTGCTGTTTAATTAAAAAACTATTGACcagaaaatttaaaaaacataATCATATCATTAAACTAAAAATAAGAATCAATTGTTTCATACATgtgtcataaaaataaatcacaaaaaAAAGTATCTACGGTGACTGCGTCTCGTCGTCGTCGTCGTAGTCGTCCTGGTCGTGgtcgtcgtcgtcgtcgtcCCCGTACCCCTGCGTCGGAGGAATATAAGTCTGTGATAATCTGTAGCCACGCGAAGAATGACCAACTGATGCGCCACGGGATCGGGATCGACCCCTATGAGAATTGTCTGGTCCAGACGGCGTGCGGCCTGATGTATGCGCAGTAGCTGCCTGCGACATGCCTTCAACTAGGGCTCGGACTTGCTCCTCTAGCGACGTCATGCGATCTCTCAGCATGACGTTCTCCGCCCGTGTAGCCTGCACCATATCGACGAGCTCATCGTTATGCCGTAACGACCGGTCTAGAGCCTGCCGCATGTCTGCCATATGCTGGGACTCAGACGACTGACCGACACCCGACGACCCACCCCGTCGCCTCGAAGCCATCTCTTCGGGATAAAAGGTGCTGGCCATGGACCCACACCCGTACATCCTCCCCTTATTCTTCCCCCCAACCACATTCTTGAACATGCGGTTTACCGACTATGGGCTGGGGACTTCAGGCTCTGATCCATCAGAGGGAGTGACCGACTGAGCCATGGAACGCTCCATCTCCTCCTGTGATGTTGATAAAAAATGAATCAAAtcgaatttttttaatgtaaCGTTAACGAGTATTACTaaatttaataaacttacgtggaTCAGACGGGATCGTGTGTCGACGAAAGTTCCATCTGCATGGCGATGTGTGTGAACGTATAACTCCCATGAAGTTGGATCTCTGGCATGACGAGCTCGCTAAAATAATTTCAATAATAGTAAAACATTAGCATTTATAAGTAATgaaatatgtatgtatatatatatatatatatgtatgtatggtAAAGTAAAAAATGAAAAGAATTAAATTGGAAGAAATACCAGATCCTGCCCGTGAGCGCTGTACGTCTTCGCACCTGCGATGTGCTTCGACGTCCCTGTACCTCTCCCTGCAGGCTCGCTGTTCCTATTCGCCTTGTTTTTCGCGGCTCTGCTCTGCCAATCCTCTTGCTGCCATGCAGCATTCCAAGAAGCCCATCTCTCATGCGGGACCGACtgtggatacttgttcttgctTCTCCAGCCATGAATGGTCCGTCGATATAGGCCGGCAATGTTATGGGTCCACAACTACCGTACCTGAGCGTCAATGTTCTCCGCCCATCTATACCTCAACtgcaatatttaatatttaagtaAATTAATAGtttaataaaaattgaaatatgtTATTGTAAAAATTGAttgatttaataaatacttACGCAAAACTGATCCCAGTACCACTGGCGCTGCTCAATCGTCACATATTTCAACGACGAGCCGGTTTCACATGTCTGCAGTTTGAACTGTTTTGATATGAATCTCGAGACACTGTTATTCTCTGGGTGAAATCTATAACCAggaaaaaatttttattttaataattttcctAAAAAACTTAAATAAGTAGAGCAAAATTTTTGCGATAAATTACTTCAAGTttacaaaaaaatttacttacatCCCATCCTGGATGGTAAGCTCAAGCCTGTGATCAGGCGGTGGAGGAGGCGGATGTCCAGACATAGTAAATAAACTGCAAATACAAAAAATTCATTGTTACAAATGTCTTAAAAACCCATTAACCACTTAATTAAGAACCCACTTTCCAACATACGATCCatccaacttcagtttgttgttttactttttatgctacaaattttaaaatccttatttacataaattaaattaacaaaaaatatacaaagaaaaaataaacaagTATCTATCATTCTAACATTAACTTATTGTTCCTACTGAAAAATTAAATGCATGagttattaataaaataacgctaaaatttataaataacatgcataaattcataaaatagCATAGTACGTACGCTAAAATTCAGCACTACACTAATAACAcgtaaatattaaatttttcagTACAAAAAACAGTTTAGAAATCTAACCTGCGTGAGGATATGCAGCTGGAAGATCACACGAACGAGCAATTCTACGAAATGCAAAAGAAAAGATGTTAGTACACATAAATAAACCGACATTTCATGCGAATAAAAAGATAGAGTTTCGATACTACCGGATACCAAAGGAGAAAATCGCTGAATAAACTGCGGCCGAAGGTCGgtatatatagaaaaattagcgacggttgtgaaaaaccgtcgctattagacacggtttttgataaaaccgtcgcaaatagcgacgggAAATgtcaaaccgtcgccgatctagatcagCGACATTGTTtgtaaaactgtcgctattagcgacggttgaacaaacaccgtcgccgatttacatCGGTGACGGTTTTTTCAAAAATGTCACTGTTTAAAATAGCGACGTTTGGATGAACACCGTCGTCTTATATTGCGACTGTTTATTTAAACCGACGCTACAAAAGCAACGGTTCGACAAAATCCGTAGCAATaacggcgacggtttaaaaaatcCGTCGTCAAAAATAGCGACGTTATTTCAAAaaacgtcgctattagcgacggtttgattaacaaccgtcgctatttcaacttttttttttaaaataatgttgtaaattttattaacaaaacattttagttgcttaaataaatttaatttttaaataaacctTTATAAAAACAATTGAGTTTACATCCATGTTGCTGCTCTGCCGTAATTATAGGTATGCAAACAATGTGTTAAAATATGTGCACAGAAACATTTATATTCTTGTCCAAGTACAATTCAATATAATTAAACTAAACCTTATTCACTTTCGTCGTATTCGGTTTCACGGACATCATCGCTCGAATATTGAACATCTTCTGCTTCACTTTCACTGCTATTCAAATCAATTTCGTTGTCGTACATAACATTTACATCGACTAAATTCTGAGATGTCAGAAGAAATTGAGTTGAAATGTCATGAGGTCCACTTTCGTTGTTTTGAAATGCATCAGTATTCTGCTCAATATTTGGCTCAACATCATTGACATAAGCTCGCCTACGTAGAGTACTCACATGCATCCAATCTGATTATGCTCTCTTCGTTGTTGGATAAGTCAGATACACAACTTGCGAGGCTTGCGtaggaaacacaaatggttCGTAGTCTCCCAGATTATTTTTTCGGTTGACGTcaacaattttgtacttttTGTGTACGCGTGTGCCCGACCGAGGATGAGTATGAAACCAGCGACACTTGAAAAGTACAACTTGTCTCATTTGTAGACCTGGGTATTCAATTTCCACTATTTCTTCAAGTTGCCCATAAAACTCAGTGACATTTCCACTACTCATATGACCACTAACTTGAAGCCCCGAGTTGTTTGTACCTTTGAACGAAGTGTCATGCACTGTATGAAAGTTAAATCCATTAATGCAATAACCTCGGTAAGTCTTAACTTTCATCAAAGGACCTCCTGCAACCTGTTTTATAATTGGCTGTTCAATTTGAGAATCCGGCAAGGTAGCCtacgataaaaaataatttgaaactttaaaTCACATTATATAACAGTTCATTGAAATATGTgaacataattaaaattttggcaTTCATACATATTGACGAAACCACTGAAACAAATTGGTTTGGATGTACGCCTCGACTGAAGCGTCATCCATATCTGGATATGTCATACGTACGTTGTTCTCGTACATGCTGCAACACATTGAATACAATTTAAATTCTGGAACGAGTAattacataaattaatgaattaaatatACATAATACCTGACAAATGGCTTTATTTCATTGCAATTGTGCAAAACATATGTCGAAATTGCATGATATTCTTCATTTGATAGCCATCGCGATTTTGCAGCTCCAATCTTCTTTCCACGATTGCGGAATATTGAAAGAAGTTCAGAGTCATCAGTGTCAACATATGTGCTCTCACGAGCTTCCCCAGTTTTTCGCCTTCTGCTAGCCGTCGAATCACTGAAGTAATGTTGACAGAATATAGCAGCCTCCTTAACCAAATATGCATTGCATATGGAACCCTCTACTCGTGCCTTGTTACGCACCGTGTTTTTCAATGTACGTAGATATCTTTCAAAGGGATACATCCACCTAAATTGTACAGGGCCCATTATGCGTGCTTCATATGGTAAGTGTATGCACAAATGCTCCATCGAGTCGAAAAAACTTGGGGGGAAGATCTTTTCTAACTTGCACATTATGATGGGAATTTGTTCGCTTAAACGCAACATATCACTTATTTTAACATTCCGCGCTGTTAAGTCTGCAAAGAATATACTTAACTCGGTAAGAGCCTCCCAAACATCTCGTGGTAACAACTCTTTAAATACCACAGGAATTAGTCGTTGCATGAATACATGACAGTCATGACTCTTCATTCCAAACATCCTCAACTTGTTCATGTCTACGCAACGCGCCATTTTAGACACATACCCATCAGAGAATCTAACTTCTTTTAGCCATCTAAAAAGAACTTTTCGAGAATCCTTGTCAAGTGTGTAATTTGCTTTCGGAAATTTTCCGTCTGCTGTAGATGGATGCAACTCGGATCTAATACCCATCCGAACAAGATCAACTCGTGATTTGGCATTATCCTTCGTACgtaatacacgtataactcatgcattcatttaattattaaatcatctaaattaaatttaaatgagttttggcgatgcatgatttatttaaatgcattattttaaattatttatgtttatgtgatgcacgttaaaatgtctttcgagcttaatgattcaggcgattattcgaggcgagatcgaggaagagaccggtgacgattgtgaccagttaaaatatggtattttattttaagttgagtttgggggcattttaattaatttagtaagTTTTAGCATCTttgaatcctaaattaattattttgtgagtttatgattttagaacttttaaagtctagtatggtgtgtgttatattttaattaaagaatttttatttaaaagtgagTAAAATTAGTATTTCTTTTTGTAGAGGTTTTATTATTTGGGGGAGACTAGCATTTTAGATTAGTgtagtaattattttaattagcaagttagtctcctaaatatttaaaacacacgcacacacaccaacacacttttacacacactaaaaatcggttaacacacacacacattcacaaatcagaatttttattatttatgagaGCAAAAGCTAGGGTTTTTGAGGAgtatagcagccgccccttcccctTGTCCTTCCATCGGGTTTTTGGtgggttttattgcaagaaatcggtgtcacgttcgtcccggatcaagcctctctctatctccgcttcggtgtcgtctttcggtaacgttatcatcaaaaaggcacgtatactctgttcttgctgtgtcgatcaagtcatattatgtgttgcgttgatttttatgcgtaaaagttatgtatcatgttagtagtttgagcggattatagatcggatcaatttcgagggtaaaattttagatctaaaactcgtttttgctgtcttttcaaatactgcgaatttctgttcatattttgggaaaactttcaacggcaaaaacgtagaacttttcgataccttcgatttgatataaagtacgagatttttggacgaaaaatgagagagttgtgatatttttcgtgtgactgctcaaactgtaattttaagaaaagtttggtatcattgtatttttgaagttttatgttgcaggcttcgttggaaatcgacgggcgatcgttgctgcgtataagtatgttagtattgaggtttgttgtatttttcatggttttcgttggacgtcgttaggcgtttgaatcggtttaaagtcgtaggaaatCGATTGATGTCAATTTCATAATTGGTGTTGCATTGTGTTGTATAGTGGGCGTCGTATTTTTGAGGTGTTTGTATAAGTTTGATGCAATGTTATAGTGTCCTAAGAAGGGTCTTAAAGTGTTGAACCATTATATTCAAGTGTCAACTTGGGTGTGTAGACAGTGTATAAGatttctcgcaggtttcgacGTACAGTGgccacacggacccggacacggacctgAGCACGAGGTCCGTGCCGTTACTTTTCACTTAGTGCGTCTAGGCagtacgtacacggacccccacccggaccctctcacggggtccgtgtcttcatGTTTCAGTCGATGCCttcttccagagcctacacggacccccatccggacccaagcacggggtccgtgccccttcttgTTCACGGCACGTATGATacagtaggtagacggaccagtacacggacccgggctaggggtccgtgtacacactgtttggggagaatattatttttggttccaaggtttgatgtcatgggttagtgcaaggattgttaaggtcatgtcatgggagattatagaaggtcctaagatatgatGGAGCTCGAGAGTAAGCATCATTTCtctacgtttaagttatgcaagttaagattgaaattcatgttagtatgtcgcagcgacggccccagtcgaagtccaacgaatccctaaacgccaagtaagtatgttgacgtgcaataaaatattttaagttttcgaggtatgctaaatgtcttgtgaccaaattatgttaggattggaaagcgttaaattatgaacggggaccaatccgcccgttaaattatgaacgggttagatcgtggttgtgaagcgttaaattatgaacgtggatcaactggcctgttaaattatgaacagggatcttatgtatgcggcagcggatacgtccctgtcagcccagtactgtggtatagtctgatcaggctcatttatgttacgggtcactcgctttgaaacatcctctacgcaaatgatgaagttatgtatgttaaagtatgttcaagtatgcagcatgtttatgaaaagtttaagttatggcacgtcgaagtatgtatgtacgtatgttcaagtttattatgcaagttcaagttccaagtatgtatgtcctattttaaagttgcatgcgaccttaatatgtagtactcgttattccagtttatacgtgttgagtctttagactcactagacttgatcgatgcaggtgactatgttgaggagacaggaggtgatgaccaaggggcaggcttgggctgagtggcaggctaaacccgaggaccgcaagtttatgtttatgcaaatttttaaaatactctgatgttttgatttgaacgtgagacgttttgagacagtttattttagcaaaattttattggtgacggatgatggtgagatttatttttatgaatgttgagtgacgaccgtatgaatgtttttatttaagaaaatttttaattcttccgcaaattttaagtagtgtagaatacggttcgttacagttggtatcagagcggtgttcttgtaaagggttacgcctactgccagtcgcaagaagctctcgaaatcacacctcaagtctgtaagttttaaaagttttgagttatgctatgtactatgcattaagtcatgatttcagcatgtatatgttttaagttcaaattacgtgcatcttTTGTCATTGGTATTataatcatgcatgttgggtttacgtgttgggtaaattatgttaaacagtatgcctcctagacgtgagaTTAACCGGGAAGAtagggaggaggacagagagcctcgaggcGAGGAgagagccaatcctccaccacctccaccacc from Primulina eburnea isolate SZY01 chromosome 17, ASM2296580v1, whole genome shotgun sequence carries:
- the LOC140818482 gene encoding uncharacterized protein, producing MGIRSELHPSTADGKFPKANYTLDKDSRKVLFRWLKEVRFSDGYVSKMARCVDMNKLRMFGMKSHDCHVFMQRLIPVVFKELLPRDVWEALTELSIFFADLTARNVKISDMLRLSEQIPIIMCKLEKIFPPSFFDSMEHLCIHLPYEARIMGPVQFRWMYPFERYLRTLKNTVRNKARVEGSICNAYLVKEAAIFCQHYFSDSTASRRRKTGEARESTYVDTDDSELLSIFRNRGKKIGAAKSRWLSNEEYHAISTYVLHNCNEIKPFVSMYENNVRMTYPDMDDASVEAYIQTNLFQWFRQYATLPDSQIEQPIIKQVAGGPLMKVKTYRGYCINGFNFHTVHDTSFKGTNNSGLQVSGHMSSGNVTEFYGQLEEIVEIEYPGLQMRQVVLFKCRWFHTHPRSGTRVHKKYKIVDVNRKNNLGDYEPFVFPTQASQVVYLTYPTTKRA